The region GCCCCTGTCAAAGCAGGGTTGGGAGGTCTGGAGACAGGCTACCTGCCAGGCGGAGCAGAGGTGCCTGGGGAATAGGAGGCAGCTTGGTGGAGGAGCCAGAAGAAAGGGATTTGGGGGacccggggttgtggctcagtggtagagcgcttgcctagcatgtgcgaggccctgtgttccatcctcagcatcacataaaaataaagatatggtgtccgactacaactaaaaaataaatattagaagaaggaaagaaaagaggggctTTGGAAAGTGTGGACCCAGAATTAGTCCTCCACCCTCAGGATCCAATCCAGAGCCCATCCACTTTTCAGAACACGGATCTCAATTCTGAAAGAACAGCTCCCTGAACCTGTTGACAAAGACACGTTTTAAACATTCTTGACATTTATTAACTTCTAGGAGAAATGAGGGACAGGCTGCCAGCCTCCCAGGGTGTGGCCTCCAGCTGCAGCAGGAGGGTTGCGGAATCAGCGTCCTAGGCAATAAGACCCGAGAAGTGAGACAGGAGCAAGCCTGGGCCCCCTGCCCCGGACACCCCTTGGGAAGGAAGGGCGTGGTAGGAGGCCTGCCTCGCCCGCTCTGGTGCCCCGTGGGCCTCATGCCCAGTGCTTACCCACCACCAGGAGCTCCACCGGGTCGCTGAGCCCCGACAGGAAGGAGCCGACCCCCCAGGGGTGGTAGCGGCAGCTGTAGTTGCCCGCGTGCTGGGGCCCCACAAATTGCAGCACCAGGTCAGCCGAGTTGCTCTCCGTGCGGAACGTAACCGAGGGCTTCTCCTCGCCCTCGCGCAGCAGTTCGAAGGCGACATCTGGCACAGGACTCTCGCAGCGCAGGACGGCGTCGCGGCCCGCGGGCACCGACCTGCTCCACAGGGCTCGGAGCCGCGGTCGGGGAAGCAGCCCTGCGCGCAGTGAGCAGTGAGGCCCTGGCCGCTCCCGAGACCCCGTGCCCGAGGCGGGTCTGCCTCTCTACTCCCTGCCCAGCGACCCAGCCGTTGCACTGTCACGTCTGAATCTCGCCTCTGCGTCATGGCCGCCAGGACGACGGGACCCCCAGGCCCGGCCTGCCCCGAGGTTCCGTGGGAACCCCCAGCGTCATGGACGGGAAGAAGCCATCCAGGAAACGGCGTTGTCCCCGGTGTAAGGTTCAAGGGTCAGGCGGCAGGGCGCGGCCTCTGGACCGCCTCCTCCCCAGGAGACCTCAATGAGGGGTACGTGGTGGAACCCCGGAGCTCGGGAGAATCACCCCTGGACCCCGCCTGCGGAGGCGCGGCCCCGAAAAGGGCTTTGAATGGCACACCTGGCTCTGGCCCCCAGGCCCTGGTCAGCACCACCTGGAGCCCACGGCTCGGACTCGAGGGAATCAGGCCAGAACTGGGGGCGCTGCGGGACCCTCAGAGTAGGGAGACTGAGCGTCACGCCTACGCCCTTCCCGCGCCGGGCTCACCTTCTACCCGCAGTTCCAGAGGCGCGCTGGGTGCCGAGCCAGCGAAGGGCGGCGTCGGGTCCACGTAGATGCAGCTATAGTTGGCCGTGTCCGCGGCTGACACATTCCGCAGCTCGAAGACCGCCTCTGGCCCCGCGGGGCTCAGCAGGCCACTCAGGCGCTGCCGGCCCGCGCCCTGGCGATTCAGCGCGAAGCGCAGCCCAGCCCGGGGCCCGCGGCACCGCAGCCGCACGAGCGAGCCCGTCGCAGGGCTTGTGCCCTCCGGCTCCACCACGAGCACCGGCGCGGGCAGCGTGTCTATGGAAGAGAAGGACGCTGACCTGGCCGAGGGCGGCTGGGCCTCGAGCTGTCCCTGCCTTTGCCGGGACCCAGCTCCCGCTATAGACATCCCGGCGCGCGAAGGACCGCCTGCCTCCAAGCGCACAGCGCTTCCCAGGCCAGGAACACCGGCTCCCAGGAGGCCACTGGGCGCCGGGGGCCGGACGGCCCTCGGACCGGGGCTGGCACCGCAGGGTCTGCGGCGCCCATGAACTCGCTCATTCGGGGATCGCGGTCCAGTGCCCACGGTGTGAGCCTCAGCGAGCCTGGACTTGCGGCCCGGGGGCTCGTTGCCCGCCGCCCTCCCTGGCCCCGGGACAGATGGCTCATGCCACAGCCGCCGCCTGACCCAGTCATTCCACGCGGGGCCTGGATGTCGCCGCGAGAACCCATCCGCAAGGACGGTGCATGGACCCGCGCTTCCGCTGGTCCCACCTCTCCCTCGGCCTCCCGGAGGGCCACGTGCGCCCGTGGCCAGCCCCTGCTGGTCGCCTGACTCACCGTCGCTCCACACCAGCTCCGTGGGCGCGCTGTCCGCGGACCAGGCGGCTTCCTCGGAGCGCAGCCGGTAGCGGCAGGTGTAGGGACCGCTGTCCCACGTGTCCGCCGGGTTCAGGTGGAAGAAGACGCGGTCCAGGCTCGTGGTGCTCCTGGGGACCAGCAACTCCTCTCCGCGCCGCCGCAGCTGGAAGTCAACGCCGCCCAGGGGCGCCACGCAGATGAGGGTCGCGCGGTCGCCTGGGCGCAGGACCTCGGGGAACTGTGCTCTTAAACTTGGCGGCGGCGGCGTGGCTGCAAGGCAGAGAGGTCGCTGCGGTGGCGCCAGTCTGCCCAGCAGCCTCAGGAGCAACCTTCCTTCTCTGAATTCCCACGCCCCGCGCGGGGTCTCAGTGTTGGGGTTCAACACTCACTCATCTCGTCGATGCTCACAGTGGCGCTGGGCTCAGAGGGGTCACCTGCGCTGTGGGTCCGGTAGCTGCAGCTGTAATTGCCGGCCCGATGGACTGGGAAAGTGACCTCTCTGCCCTTCCCAGCCTCAGCCACCTCCAAAAATCCATCGTCGCCTTCCCGCCTCAGCAGGAAGGTGACACCCAACAGCCCCCCGTGACACAGCAGAGTGGTGTTCAGGCCGGGTGTGATCCAGGGCACCAGCTCCGTGGAGAGCCAAGGTGGGGGCAAGGGCTCTGTGGAAGAGGCAGGGTGGGTGAGTGGTTCTGCATGACTTGGACAAGGGTGGCTCACCTGTACCTGGACCCCATACTCTGAAAAGGGGAGGGACACAGGTAGGTGGAGCATATTTTTAAGGGAGGCAAGAGCAAGCCTGGAGGGACTCACTGTGGGCCCTGAGCACTCTCTGGGGATTCAGCCATTTATTCTGAGCCCTGTGGGAAGGGTACAAACGTCCTCCCCGCTGGACAGAAGGGAAGCAGGCTCAGAAGCCAGGTGACTTGCAGGGAGACTGCCCATCAGCTTCCACCCCACTGCCTCCTGgactccatcctcagcactgcacacCTGTCCCTGTCACTTCCAAAAGGTTGCTCAGTGCGGTCCATCGTCCATCCGAAAACCTTGAGCGGCAGCGGTAGAGGCCCTGGTTGTCACTGGTCACTGCTCCCAGCAGGAACTGGTGCTCCATGGTGGGTGTACTCAGGTGCACAAGCTCCTGGATCTCCCCATCCTTGAGCAGCTGGAAGTCCAGGGTCGCCAGGCGGGCCTGGCACCTCAGGGTCACGTTGGCCCAGGGTTCCAGCAGTGATTCTGGCTCTGCCCACAGGCTGGGTTTGGTCTCAAATACTGGGGCAGGGGACGTTAGGTCAACTTGGTGCTGGGGCTCCCCACAGTTCGTGGGCCCACTGtcccccaggccccagccctgcaCTTACCCACGGCTGCCTTGGTTGCTGGGTCCAGGGTGAGACCTGTAGAGACAGCACCCATGATGCTCCATTCACATAGCCCTGTCCCAGGGTACCCCAGACCCAACACCTTACCCCAGAGCAGCAGGAAGGCCAGCAGCACAGACATGGTGGTGACCCCGCACTCCACTGCCTACCAGTGTTGGTGTTGTGTATAGTGGCAGGTGGCTTGGGGCACTGACCTCTTCCCTTGTTTGTCTTTCCCAAAAGGCAGGGACAGAGGCTTTGGGACTGGGGACAAGGATGAACCTTACAGGAAGCCACCATGGCTTGAGCAATAGTCCTATTAATGGATAACTGGTGATGGATGTGCACAGCACTAGGgtccttttctgagaagaaatgtGGAGTTCTGTCCTGCCCTCATGAGCCACACCCCACAGTGACCCAGAGGTGGGGGACCCTGTGAGTTACTTGGGTTGTCTGTAACCTGGGGGCTGCAACTTCTCCATCAAGTCCCACCTGTTACCCAGGACACTGAGCTCAAACCtgtgtctccagcctctgctggtGACACAGCTGTGGACACTACCTAGGCTGCCCAAGTTCCCCAGTAGCTAGCCGACTGTCATGTAGGCCACCCATGGTAGGTGCCTTCTGAGGGCCCCATGACCTACAGCCAGATCCTCAACCCCTAGACCTTTGCTGAGCCTCGTGCTCTAGGTAGATGAGTGTAAAACCTGACTCTGGAGGACGCCAATCACACCTCAGTACAGCTGCAAAGCCTCCCTCCTGTAATTAGCATAAACtggtgtgggaagccattctaacatgTGATCGGGTGACTCCTGTTAAGGGCCTGAGGCACTTTGGCAAAGTCGAAGTTTTCcagaccctttcctgatgagagagcccatccgtgtggaggtgtgcctgaccactgaccccagggacccaatcactgaccctgaccttggagtgcagcccccccccaaccttcattggatggtattctcccctgaatctcttgttccccaataaaaggctggtCCCAGGcgtgctcactctctctctcctgctagccctgagtaatccctgctgccctgctgagCAGTTTAGAGGACCgagccagagaggggagccgtctcggacctagcaatagaaataaggtaactgagtcttgtgttttatttcaatctcttctaactaactttatgcctagaacctcattaataaAACCACTGCGCAGGCCGCGTGGTAGAAACTGGGGAATAAATGTGACATCTAAGGGTATTTACCAAAGAAGACAGGATACAACATGGGCCCATGAATCAGCTTGTCATTAGGCTGCCGCTCTCATAATTTGTCACTTTGCTTCTGAGTATTCCTACACAGGGAATTCCTACACAGAGActtttgggggatgcctcatatccaagccataagAGCCAGGATCAACTATTATTTCCCTCCCAGCTCTGGGGAGTGAACTTAggaccttgaacatgctaggcaagcactaccatTGTGAtacactccccacccccagctgtttttattttgagaccaagtcttgctgagttgctgaggctggccttgaacttgtgactttTCCACCTCAGCTCCCATGTAGCTGGAGTTGCAGGTGTGCATCACAGTTTCCATCCCTGGATCCTCTTGATTCATATGGGATAACTTACAAGACGAGACATAGTTATGAGCTCTTGCAGCGTGAAGATCAAGTGTGTTTAGTAGTCTGGCTGATCACTGGACTCCATGGTGGCCCAAATTCAATGAGACAACTTCCAGAGCTGCTGTGGGGTAATGAGGAGGATCCAAAGGCTTCAGGACACAGGAAGAGCTGGAGTGCACTTATCCTGTGCAACACCATGCACACACGCACCCCCACCACTCTCCTCCTGAGCCCAGGCAGGCTCCCCCTCTCCAGGTCCTGAAGGCCTTTGCCACCCACTTGCCTGGCTTGCTCTCTGCCCCTGAGGCTATTAGATCTTCAGACAAAACCAGAAAATCGGAGGGGGAGAAGATTGTTCTATCTCTGTACCACTCAGCAGTTATTCCTAATCCCACCAGGAAAGGAATTAGTTGTATATCCTGCTTAGGTCTAATGGATGATGTGAAAGGCGTGATTAGAGACTTATTACTAGGGGCTATGCTAGATAGACTAGTGTACACGTTCCTGTCCAGTGAGCTGGTAGGCACAAGTAGGAATTTGTTCAACAAAGAAACTAGTTTCAATAGTGaacatgtaagttttttttttttttttaattttcaaatccCCATGTGAATAGGGTTCTAGTTAATGTAGCCCCTGTCAGAGGCTGGAAGGGACCATGGGACTGGTCTAGGGTTGCCCCTAAggtcttttttttcctggtgatgagcatcaaaCCCttggccttgtacatgcaaggaaagcactctaccaactttGCTAAATCCCCAGTCCaagtaatttctttttatgtCACTGAGACTCCACAGTCAAGTTTTCATATCCGAGGATTAGCAAGCATTCTGCAGGGATAGGGTTGGAACAAGTCTCCCAAGGGACGATACCGTGCAAGCAGAAAGTCTGTCCTGTAGCCTAAGTTTCTGTTTAATAATTAATACTTTTTGATGTTGGTTTTCAGAAGACTGTACTGTTTGTTTAAAGGGGGCATATTGGGCCTCTGCATAATTAGCATGGTTGTTTGAGGGGGTATTTTTCAAGGTGTGGTTGCAGAAATGGTCTTCTAATTTCCCCTGGTTGTGCCCTCTGCTTCCTCCAGATAGAAGGGCGCTGGAACTTGAGCCTCATTTGGGTTGTAATAAGCCCTATATTGGCAGGCAAGATGAAGTCTTAGTACTGAAGGAGTTGAATTGCCCTTGCAGTCATTGTGTTTAGTAGTACCTGTGATTTTAAATTAGTATAAATCATCAAAAGTTATTAGCTGGAATGGATGACCACCTTCATATTTAGGATGGATACACATGGCCTGGAATGGCAATATTATCTGTGGAGCTGCAGACAGGTAAATCCAGCAGACCTTGGCCAACCCTGGGTTAGACAAATTTAAAAGACTGTGGGTaaggtgtaaagttttttttttttttgctttactttttactttaataaatcATCTGTATCTTCTATAATAAGCATAAAAGATATCTACCTCTTTGGTCATATTTATTTAGTAACTAAAGCATTAAATgacaatttttacttttaatattatgTTCATTATACTTGAGATTGTTTAGCTTtcatggagagaaaaagagacccaGGCATGTGCACCTGCTAGGACTGCaacatgattttaatatttactgGTACGTGGACAATTTCTATGAAGTGGACAGAAAGAAATCAATAAGAGTGACTGTAAAGTGGCCAATCAAGTGCTATTATCTCTAACCCAATCCATTTCAAGATGATCTATATTATTCTAGTTCTGGTTTATTGCTGGACAGTTGATGCACAATTTCTTCTGTAGGATGCTATGGCTTCTTCACAGAGAACTTGAAAAATCTCACACTGAAtgttatcttttaatttcttctcacCACATAAACCCTTGTTTCAAGTCTTTTGTACAATACATTGTTATCTGTTCTCAACACAAAAACTATGTGAAACCAGTGTCCAAGGAAGAAATCACAACTATGGTAATCAACAATAGTTTTAAAGTGGAAccctctttctccacagaaaagtcttgtcttctccagaaatcttcaccatggccgattttaggactgtcagcaaaagagtccaatgtagataaacttcctattttcgtgtcgcCCTGTTTatttggccactggccgagaagataccagcactccaggtgctggacaccccttactagtttttcaaacgtatccagtatagttgtttgtagaaatgtgcaaacaaggcctctggccttgagctgggcttcacagagatgtctacatttttaagataagagaagttgCTAATTGGGCTCCATTGTAatagctggcagggggaggaaagagaggggagaataagctctccccttctcaagtgttgtccttgaagggttaacttgcccaaacagtgaaag is a window of Ictidomys tridecemlineatus isolate mIctTri1 chromosome 15, mIctTri1.hap1, whole genome shotgun sequence DNA encoding:
- the A1bg gene encoding alpha-1B-glycoprotein: MSVLLAFLLLWGLTLDPATKAAVVFETKPSLWAEPESLLEPWANVTLRCQARLATLDFQLLKDGEIQELVHLSTPTMEHQFLLGAVTSDNQGLYRCRSRFSDGRWTALSNLLEVTGTEPLPPPWLSTELVPWITPGLNTTLLCHGGLLGVTFLLRREGDDGFLEVAEAGKGREVTFPVHRAGNYSCSYRTHSAGDPSEPSATVSIDEMTTPPPPSLRAQFPEVLRPGDRATLICVAPLGGVDFQLRRRGEELLVPRSTTSLDRVFFHLNPADTWDSGPYTCRYRLRSEEAAWSADSAPTELVWSDDTLPAPVLVVEPEGTSPATGSLVRLRCRGPRAGLRFALNRQGAGRQRLSGLLSPAGPEAVFELRNVSAADTANYSCIYVDPTPPFAGSAPSAPLELRVEGLLPRPRLRALWSRSVPAGRDAVLRCESPVPDVAFELLREGEEKPSVTFRTESNSADLVLQFVGPQHAGNYSCRYHPWGVGSFLSGLSDPVELLVVGR